A region of the Caballeronia sp. TF1N1 genome:
TGCAGCCAGTAGCGCAAGCCCTCGACCGGCAGCGCGAAGCCGAGCGTGTTCTGCATCAGCTCCGACACGTTCTCGGCGTTCACTGGCGGCCGGTTCGGCAATTCGAGCGTCGCGAGCGACGGCGACGAAGTGACGATCGCCATGGTCTGGCCGAGCGGGTTGCGCAACTGGAGCGTCACGGTGTCCCCGGTTTCCTGCCAGTCGAAGTTGCCGTAGGCGTTGCGCGTCGTGCCGTTCTGGTCGTTGTACTGCACGGCGAAGCGTCCGTGATACGCGCGGCTCGTCTGCGTGGTGAGCGAAGTCGTCTTATCCGATGTGGTCGGCAAACGCGGCTGCAATGCGCAACCGGCAAGCATCAACACGGTCGCGGCCGTGAAACCGAGCGCGCCTTTGCGCATGAAACCGCGCGACGCGCCGGCAATGAAATCGAAAGCCATCAAAGATCGTTTACCTGAAGTCGTTTGAGCGTTTTGACGAGCGTGTCGTTGTCGGGTTCGAGCTTCTGCGCCTGACGCCACGTGGCGCGCGCCTGATCCTGCTCCCCGGACTTCCACTGCACCTCACCGAGATGCGCGCCGATCTCCGCGTTCGGCTGAATCTTGTAGGCGTCCGAGAGAATTTTTTCGGCTTCGGCCGCGTTGCCCTGGCGAAAGCGGGCCCAGCCGAGGCTGTCCATGATGAAGGCGTCGTTCGGCGCGAGCGATACCGCCTTCTCGATCAGCTTCACCGCTTCGTCGACGCGCTGGTTGCGATCCACGAGCGAGTAGCCGAGTGCGTTATATGCCTGCGGATTGCTCGGGTCCACGCGCATGAGCTTGCGCAACTGCGTTTCCATTACGTCGTAGTGACCGTTCTTTTCGGCGGCCATGGCGTAGTCGTAGGCGAGATCCGGATCGTCCGGGAACGCGGCCACGGCCTTCGCGAGATTCGCTTCCGCTTCGTCGTAGCGATGCGCCTCGAAAAGAATCGCCGAGTCGGTGCGCGCGAGCAGTGCGAGGTCGCGCGGATCGGAACTTTGCAGGCCATTGAGAAGCGATCGCGCTTCATCCACCTTGCCTTGCTTCGCGAGCAGTTGCGCGCGCGTGATCTGCGCGGGCAAATACTGTTGGCTCGTGCGCGGAATCTTGTCGAGCCACTGGCTCGCTTGCGCCTCGTCCTTTTGTTCGAGCGACAGTTGTGCGAGGTAGATGTAAGCCTGTCCCGGATCGCCGTTGGGCGACGCCTCCGCAGCCTGCGCGTACTGCTTGAGCAGGTCCTGCGCCTTGTCGAACTGCTTCTTCTGAATGTCGATGAGCGCGAGCGCCATGAGCGGCGTCAGATCTTTCGAGTCGTTCTTGCGCATGATCTCGAACTGCTTCTGCGCGTCGTCGAGCCGGTCCGACGACAGATACAACTGCGCCAGCGCGAGCCGCGCGTCATGCGACTTCGGATTCTTGTCGAGATACTTCTCGAACGAAGCGATGCCTTCCTTGCGCTCTTCCGGGCCCATGCGCGCGAGCGTGAGCGCCGCGGGCAGGTAATCCGGGCGCAGCTTCAACGCCTTTTCCAGCGATGCCTTCGCGCCCGGCTGGTCGTCCGCGAGCAACTGCTGACGGGCAAGCGCGAGTTGCGTTTCGGGCAGATCCAAGTCGTTCGCGGAGAGATCCTTCAGGACATTCAGGCCGCCTACGCGATTCGGTCCGCGTGCAAGCAGCGTCTGCAACGAAAGAATGGCTTCGCCGCGTTGCTCGGCCGGAACCTTGGCGAGTTCGTTTTGCAGCGTGGGCTTCGCGTCGTCGGGCTTGCCGGACACGATCAACAACGAAGCGCTCAACTGCGCGGCGCGCTCGGAATGCGGCGCAAATTGCTGCCAAAGCTGCGCGGAGGTCATTGCGTCGGTGGGGCTCTGCGCGGCAATGGCGATTTCCGTGGCGCGCTGAGCGAAGCGTGGATCATGCGTGTCACGCGCGAGCGAGAGGTAAGTCTGGTAGGCGGGCGCGGCCTGGCCGCGCTGCAAGGCGACTTCCGCCGCCAGAACCTGAAAGACGATCTGGCTGGATGCCGCCACGTTCGGCAAGTCCTGCGACTCCGCGTTATTGACAGGCGCGGTCAGAAGATCAGACGCGTTTTGCGCCGCGGCCTGATCGTCGGTGCTCGGCACGGGTGTCGCGTTCGGTACCTGAGCGTGCGCGGGCGTGAAGGCGATCGCGGACAATGCAACTGCAATCGCGCCGGCCATGCGCGTGAACCGCGCCCTTGACCGTGCATGCGATCGGATGAGGCCGGCCTGACGCAACGTATTCAGTTTGATTTCGAACGGGTTCATGGAAATCCAGACGATGTTTCGGTCGATTGTAACGCGGTGGCTAAAATACCGGCACACTCGTCCCAGCAAGACGCTCTCCAGGAAATATGCCAGAACTGCCGGAAGTAGAAGTCACCCGTCGCGGAATCGAACCTTATGTCGCCGGAAGGCGCGTCGAGCATGTCGATGTGCGTACGCCCGCGCTGCGCTGGCCCATTCCGGCGCATCTCGCAAAGACGCTCGCGCGCCTGAAAATAGAGAAGGTCGAAAGGCGCGGCAAATATCTGCTGTTCGAGACGGCCGAAGGCTGGCTTATCGTGCATCTCGGCATGACAGGCACGTTGCGCGTCTTGCGTAACGTGCCGCGCCCACCGGATGCCGCCAAGCACGATCACGTCGATATCGTGTTCGATGACTTCATCCTGCGCTTTCGCGATCCGCGTCGCTTCGGCGCGATTCTGTGGCAAGCACGCGCCGATGGCGACGTTCTCGCTCATCCCTTGCTCGCGAGTCTCGGCGTCGAACCGTTCTCGCCGGAATTCTCGGGCGCGCTGCTGTTTCGCGCGACGCGCGGGCGCAAGGTGTCGGTGAAGCAGGCGCTGCTTGCAGGTGGAATCGTCGTGGGCGTGGGCAATATCTACGCGTCGGAGAGCTTGTTTCGCGCGGGCATTCGTCCGACGACTGCCGCCGGGCGCATCTCGCTCGTGCGCTACGATCTGCTCGCCGATGCCGTGCGCGTGACGCTCGCGGCGGCGATCGAAAAGGGCGGCAGCACGCTGCGCGACTTTGTCGGCAGCAATGGCGAATCGGGCTACTTCCAGCTCGACTATTTCGTCTATGATCGCGCCGGATTGCCCTGCCATGTTTGCGGCACCGCCATCAAGCAAATCGTCCAGGGGCAACGCTCGACGTACTTCTGCCCGCGCTGCCAACGTTGAACTCAATGCTCGCTCTTACAGACTTTTCCGCGCGCCTGATCGCGTGGCAACGCATTCACGGCCGTCACGACCTGCCTTGGCAGAACACGCGCGATGCTTACCGCATCTGGCTCTCGGAGATTATGCTGCAGCAGACGCAGGTCAGCACGGTCATTCCGTACTACGCGCGTTTTCTCGAACGTTTCCCGACCGTGACTGCGCTCGCGGACGCCCCGATCGACGACGTGATGGCGCTCTGGGCCGGGCTCGGCTACTACTCGCGCGCGCGCAATCTGCATCGCTGCGCGCAGGTCGTGGCGTTCGAACACGGCGGCGCGTTTCCGCGGACAGTCGAAGCGCTCGCGGAATTGCCGGGCATCGGCCGATCGACGGCGGCGGCGATTGCATCGTTCGCGTTCGCTGCGCGCGCGACGATCCTCGATGGCAACGTGAAGCGTGTGCTTGCGCGCGTGTTCGGCGTCGAAGGTTTTCCGGGCGAAAAGCGTGTGGAGAACGCGATGTGGACGCTCGCCGAATCGCTCTTGCCCGATGCCGCCAACAAGGATGAAGTCACCGCCTACACGCAAGGCCTGATGGACCTCGGCGCGACGCTGTGCGTGCGCGGCAAGCCCGATTGCGCGCGCTGTCCGTTCGCGCCGGATTGCGTGGCGAACGTGGAAGGACGTCAGCGCGAGTTGCCGGCGGCGCGTCCGAAAAAAGCGGTGCCGACGCGCAAGACGTGGATGCTGGTGCTGAAAGACGGCGATTCGATCCTGCTAGAAAAGCGTCCGCCGACGGGAATCTGGGGCGGTCTCTGGAGCTTGCCCGAAGCCGCCGACGAAGCCGCGCTCGCGGCCGTGGCGCACAGTTTTGGCGGCGACGCGCACTTGCAGCGGCTTGCGCCGCTTTCGCATACGTTCACGCATTTCAAACTGGAAATCGAGCCGCGTCTCGGCGAAACCCGTGGCACGCCGCGCGAACTGAACGACGCGCAAACCGTCTGGGCGCCGCTTTCGCGGCTCGATGCGTTCGGCGTTCCCGCGCCCGTTCGCAAGCTGCTCGACGGGCTCACCGGCTCGCTCATCTGAAGCGCTAAAGCAGTTGATGATGCTGCATGTAGTGATGCACGACGTCGATACGCGCGCCGGCATCCATCAGTTCCATGAGCTTCTGGCGCGCGCGCATGGGAATCGGCAGGATTTCGGCAAGACGGTTCGACACCCACGTGGGGTCGTCAAAGAGATAGGGCTCGACGAACGGAAGGTTCTGCGGCTCGCGCGTTTTGATGGTCTCGATGATGCGCTCCAGCACCTCCGCGCACGCGCCGAACTTGGCGAGCGTTTCGGCGCCATGCAGCGGCTGATCCTCACCCAGCACTTCCGCCGTTCCAACCAGCAGATTGCTCGGGTCGACGCGATGCGTCACGAGCCGAAAGCGTTCCGTGCCGCGCGCCTGCACGAGCAGGAGGCCGAAGGTATCGACATCGCATTCCGTGATTTCGGCAAGACAGCCGATGCTTTCCGGCACCGACGGATCTCCCGGCGACGCGATCTCATGACCGCTCTTCAACAGGCACACGCCGAACGGCGACTTCTCGCGCAGACACGAACGCGCCATGTCGAGATAACGCGCCTCGAAAATCTTGAGCGGCAGCAGGCCGCCGGGAAAGAGGACAGTGTGAAGCGGAAACAGCGGCAAGTCGGCTAGAACGGGGTTCGAGGACATTGCGCGCCTCCAGTTTGCGACCGCCGACGCGGCGATCAGGTTCGCGTGTGGATTGCGCTGTCATCCACGGGGATGGGCGCGTCACGATGCCGCACGATCACATTGGCGTCGCCGCGAAAGTGCGCGGCCAGCGCCTGTGCGATGTACACCGAGCGATGTTGCCCGCCTGTGCAGCCGATCGCAACCGTGAGATAGCTGCGGTTATCGTCGCGAAAGCGCGGCAGCCATTTGCCGACGAATTCGCCAATGTCGTCGATCATCTCGCCGACCATGGGCTGCGCCGAAAGATAGTCGATGATCGGCTGATCGAGGCCCGTGAACGGGCGCAACTCGCGGTCGTAATACGGATTCGGCAGTGTGCGCACGTCGAAAACAAGATCGGCGTCGAGCGGCACGCCGCGCTTGAAGCCAAACGATTCGAACATGAGGGTGAGGTCGGCGGCATCGGTTTCGACGAAGCGCTTGACCCACGCGCGCAGGACGTTCGCGCGCAGATTGCTGGTGTCGATCTGATGGCCGTACTCGGCCAGGTCGGCCACGAGTTCGCGTTCCCGCTCGATGGCTTCCGCGAGCGAGTTGAGCACGCCGACATCGGCCTCGTGCATGGGTGAACCGGAAAGCGGGTGACGGCGACGCGTCTCGGAGAAGCGCTGAATGAGCGACTGCGTGCTTGCGTTGAGGAACAACACGCGCAGGTCGTACTTGCTAGATAGTGTGTGGATGATGCCGGGGACATCGTCCAGGGAATGGCTCGAACGCGCGTCGATGGCGACGGCGAGACGCTGCTGTCCTTCGCTCGACAGGTAATCGGCCAGCTCGGGCAAGAAGCGCGGCGGCAGATTGTCGACGCAGTAGTAGCCGCCGTCCGCGAGAGCGTTCAGCGCAACCGATTTGCCAGAGCCGGAGATGCCGGTGATCAGGATGATACGCATGGGCTTCGCTTCAATTGCCTTATCTTAGCACTGGCTTCGGGTCCGTTTTTTCGCGCTTCGAGCGTGAACTCGGGCGGGAAATCAGATCAGTTTGCCGGGGAACTGGCTATCCGGGTCCTGCATGGCGAGCCGCTGACGGTCCATGAAGTCCCGCAACGTGTCGATGCCGCGCAATTGCAGGATCGTATTGCGTACCGCCGCTTCTACCAGCACAGCAAGGTTTCGGCCCGCGGCGACTTGAATCGTCACTTTGCTGATCGGCAGACCGAGGACATCCACGGTCTGACTTTCCAGCGGAAGCCGTTGAAACTCGCCATCCGGCCGACGGACCAATTGCACGATCAGCTTGAGTTTCATTTTGCGGCGCACGGCGGTCTCGCCGAAAATCGTCTTGATGTCCAGCAGACCGAGACCGCGCACTTCGAGCAGATTTTGCAGCAGGGGCGGGCAGCGCCCTTCGACGAAATCAGGACCAAGGCGCACGAAATCCACGGCGTCATCGGCCACCAGACCGTGACCACGGCTGATCAACTCCAGCCCGAGTTCGCTTTTGCCGAGGCCGGAGTCGCCGGTCAGAAGCACTCCCATGCCCAGAATGTCGATGAACACGCCATGCAGCGTGGCGCGTGGCGCGAGAATGCGTGACATGTAAGCGCGCAGACTGTCGATGACCGCGGCCGCGGACATGCGCGTCGTGAAAAGCGGTGTGGACGATCGCGTGCAGCGCAGCACGAGTTCCGGCGGCGCGCCGACTTCGCCGGCCACCACCAGAAACGGCGGTTCCAGCGCGATCAGTTCGGCCATGTGGCGCGAACGGTCTTCATCGGACTGGCGCTGGTAGTAGTTGATCTCGGCGTCGCCGAGCACCTGGATACGGTTGGGGTGAATCAGATTCAGGTGGCCGACCAGGTCCGCGCTGGAGGTCGCGTTGGCAACGGTTTCACTCGAAAACCCGCGTTCCCAGCCTTCGTGCCCAGTCAGCCAACTGAGCTTCAAAGTGGCGGCGTTGTCGTCGAAAATGCTTTGGGCGTTGATGCTGGACGTATCCATGAGGCCGGAACTCCGTTGGAAGCCGGGAGCAGCCAACGCGCGCCGAAGCGAATTGCTTCAATCAGCCGCATGGTGCTGCATTTCACTGCGTTTGACCCGCGTTCAGATCGCGTTTGAAACGATTGTGCCGCAGAAGCACCGCATAAGCGAGACGCCCCAAAAAGCCAGGGAAGGGCGGCTGGCCTGCTGCAAATGCGGCTCTCGGCAGTGCGAGCGCGCCGCTTACGGCTGCCACTGCGTGAGGACCTGATACAGGGCCTCGCGATTTTCTTCCTTGTGCAAACGCTCGCGCGCTTCGCTGTCGGAGAGTAATTGCGCGATCTCCGAGAGAATTTCAAGATGCTGCTGGGTCGCCTGCTCGGGCACGAGCAGGAAGATCAGGAGCGAAACCGGCTGCCCGTCGGGCGATTCGAACGCGACAGGCTCCGCCAGGCGCACGAAGGCGGCGAGCGGTTGCTTCAGCCCCTTGATGCGGCCATGCGGAATGGCGACGCCTTCGCCAAGGCCAGTCGAGCCGAGACGCTCACGAGCGAAAAGATTGTCGGTGACGATGCTGCGGGCGATGCCGTTCTGGTTCTCGAAAATCAGACCCGCCTGCTCGAATACACGCTTCTTGCTGGTAACGGCCAGTCCGAGAACCACGTTCTCGATGGGAAGAAATTTAGCTAAACGATTCATGTTGGCAGGCTGATGCGTGGCCTGATAGCTCCTCATCGTGGCTACTGTAAGCGCGCACGGCGACGATCGGACGGAAAATGCGCTTGGGCTTCCTGCAGCGTATCTGTTTGGTTAACCCCTGTAACAACCGGGCCATTATAGAACAGGGTAATGCGTGATGGTGCGGCGCGCCATTGCCCTATTTGCAACTCAATGTGCAGTACAAAACCCGGGAAATCAATGGCTTGTGCTGACTCGTAACCGATTCCCAACAAAAAAGCCGCCAAGGCGGGCGGCTTTGCTCTGGTCTGTGCTCTCGATGACTGTTCGGCCAAGGTTGGAGGATTCCCTCCAAACCCGCCCACCGGCTGGCGGCGGGCACGTGCAAAACGACCTCGGATCACGCGACGCGCCGCATTCAGGGCGACGGCGCTTCCAGTTCTTGCGCTTCGGCGCGGTACTTGATGGCCTCGTGAGCGTGGCCCTGGATCTTGTCCTTGTGCTTGATGACCTGACGATCCAGCTTGTCCACCATCAGATCGATGGCCGCGTACATATCAACGTCACAACTCTCGATGAAAATGTCCTTGCCCTTCACGTGCAAATTGATTTCACACTTTTGCCGCTTGTCCTTTTCCCTATGATTGTCGACCGAGAGGACAACGCTGCCGTCGATCACTTGATCGAAGTGACGCAGCACCCTGTCCAGTTTCGTGATCACGTACTCGCGCAACGCAGGCGTCAATTCGAGGTGGTGTCCACTGATCTTCAAGTTCATAGTTGCTCTCCAAGCTGATGGCCGCCAGGCCAAGGCTCGTCCGATACCGGTCGGCGATGCGACTCCAGAGCGCATGAGCTACGAGCGCGTGAGGAAGGGCGCACCGGCCGGCTCGTCCGCGCATTTGCGCTGCGGCCGGTAAACGTCCGTCGCGACATGCGACAGACTATAGAGACGGGTCAAAGAGACTTGCGCAGATTCACTGCGGGAATTCTCAGTGCCTCGCGATACTTGGCGACAGTGCGCCGCGCGACCACGAAGCCTTGTTCCGCCAGCAGTTCGGCGATGCGGCTGTCTGAAAGAGGAGTTTTAGGGTCTTCCGCTCCTATCAGTTGCTTGATGAGGGCCCGGATCGCCGTGGACGATGCCGCGCCTCCAGTGTCAGTCGAAACATGCGATCCGAAGAAGTACTTAAATTCAAGCGTCCCGAATGGGGTGAGCATGTACTTTCCGGTCGTCACGCGTGAAACCGTCGACTCGTGTAAACCCAGCGTATCAGCAATTTCCCTCAAAACCAAGGGCCGCATGGCGATTTCGCCATGAGCGAAGAAGTTCTTCTGACGCTCGACAATGGCCTGCGCGACGCGAAGAATCGTCTCGAATCTCTGCTGAATATTCTTGATGAGCCAGCGCGCTTCCTGAAGTTGTTGCCGCAACGAACCGCTGCCCGGATCACCACGGTTGTTGCGCAAAATGTTCGCGTACAAGTGGTTGATACGCAGCTTCGGCACAATCTCCGGATTCAACTCGGCGGTCCACCCGCCAGACATCTTGCGCACGAGAATGTCCGGTACGACGTAATCGGCTTCGCTCTTGCCATAGGCAGCTCCTGGAAACGGCTCCAATGACTTGATCAGCAAATGCGCGTCCCGGAGCGAATCGTCGCTCGCCTTCAGATGCTTGCGCAGACGCGTGAAATCTCGCGCGGCAAGCAATTCCAGATGATTGTTGACGATGTCCAGCGCGAGCGTGCGCGTGGGCGAACCATCCAGTCGCAGCAATTGCAGCTTCAAACATTCGGATGCCGAGCGGCCGCCCACACCGGGCGGATCGAAACTCTGCAGCAAGGCGAGTGCCGCGCTAAGTTCGTCGACATCGACTTCAAGTTCGTCGGGCAGATCGGCCTGGACTTCTTCGAGCGTAGCCGTGAGATAACCGTCTTCGTCCAATGACTCGATCAGGAACGTGATCAGCGCGCGATCGCGCTGGTTCGCCGACGTCATGCGCAACTGCGCGGTCAGATGGTCGCGCAGCGTCGTGGTCGATTCGTGGATTTGCAGCGGCGGGAGATCGTCGTCGTCGGAGGCATTGTTCGAACGGCCATAGTCTTCGAGGTTCCACGAACTCGAGTCCGCACCGTTGTCGGAGCCCATGCCGTTGTATTCGTCGACACCTTGCGGCTCGCCGTTCTCCGAGCGATCGGAACTCGACGTGCTCGATGACGAGCCGTTGCTCATCATGGGTTCGGGCGCCGAATTGTTCGAAGCGGGAGACGAGATCAGCGAGCCGTCTGCCGCGACGCGCAGCGGGCTCGCGATCCAGTCGTCCTCGTTCTCGAGCAGCGGATTTTGCGCGATGGCCATTGCCACTTCCTGCTGCAATTCGAGCGTCGACAACTGCAGCAGCCGAATGGACTGCTGCAGTTGTGGGGTCAGCGCAAGATGCTGCGATAGTCGGAGTTGGAGGCTGGCTTTCATGGCAAATTTTTATTCATTGTAGAGAGTTTGCCACGCGCGCGAAACCTCGCGGCGAATCCAAAAAAGCGTGTGCCGCCTCGGTGGGCGGCACGTAAAAATTGCACTTGCGACTTGATGCGGCGCGGTACACGCGCCTTTCGTCCTACGCGTTACATGCGGAAATGCTCACCCAGATAAACGCGCCGCACGTTTTCATTCTCGATGATCTCGCTCGGCGCACCCGCTGCCAGCACGCTGCCATCGCTGATGATGTACGCGTGGTCGCAAATGCCGAGCGTCTCGCGCACGTTGTGGTCCGTGATCAGCACGCCGATGTTGCGCTGCTTCAGAAACTTCACGATTTTCTGGATTTCCAGCACCGCGATAGGATCGACGCCCGCGAACGGCTCGTCGAGCAGGATGAAGCTCGGGTTAGTTGCAAGCGCGCGCGCAATTTCAACGCGCCGGCGCTCGCCGCCCGACAGCGACAATGCCGGATTCTCACGCAGATGCGCAATCTGCAGTTCATCGAGCAGGGCTTCGGCGCGCTGTGTAATGGCGTCTTTGGACAGGCGTTTGCCCGTTTCGTCCGTCTGCAGTTCGAGCACCGCGCGAATGTTCTGCTCGACGGTGAGCTTGCGAAACACCGAGGCTTCCTGCGGAAGATACGACAAACCGAGATGCGCGCGCTGGTGAATGGGCAGAAGGCTGATCGAGGTATCGTCGAGCACGATTTCGCCTGCGTCGAGCGGCACGAGGCCGACGATCATATAAAACGACGTAGTCTTGCCTGCGCCGTTCGGCCCAAGCAGACCGACGACTTCGCCGCTCTTCACATCGAGCGACACGTCTTTCACCACGGTGCGCGAGCCGTAACGCTTCTTCAGATTGCGCACGACCAGCGAGCTCGACTGGCCTTCCGGCTTACGGTGGGGCATGGCTGGCGAGTTCACTGCTGCGGCGTTCCCTTTAGAGTGTTCGACGGTGCAAGCGTGGCGGGCGGGCCATCCAGCGACGCCGCGTTGCCGCTGCGCGGCGCGAGCATGGCGCGCACGCGGCCGGTCGGATTGCCTGGTGAGGCCACGTCCTTGCCAGCGGTTGCCGTGTAGAAGTCTTTCTGACCGTCGTAGGTGATGACGCTGCCGTGCACTTCGTCCTGCACCTTGGTCAGGCCTTGCAGGCGGCGCACGGTGGCGCGCGTCGTGAGTTTGGTGAAGTCGTTCTTGCCGTCGTAGTCGATACGAACCGCGTTGCCGTCGATGTACTCATCGAGACCATCGCGCTTTTGACGGAAGTACGAGAGATTGTTGCCGGTCGAGGTGCCGGTCGCGTACTGATAGCCCTGTGGATCTTGCGTGACATCGACGCGATCCGCCTTGATGACGATCGTGCCTTTGGTCGCGACGACGTGACCGGTGAACACGTTCTTCTGGTTCAGGTCGTCGTAGGACATGTTGTCCGCTTCGATGTTGAGCGGCTTGTCGCGGTCGGCCTTTTCGGCGTGCGCCGCAGTTGGCAGCGCCAGCATCGCGGTAAGCGAAGTCAGCGAGACCAGGGCGGCCGCGAGCCCGGCCCGCACGGCGTGCGCGGTGCGGCGCGCGAACATTGCGCGCGTGTGGCCGCCATCGGGACGAGGGAAGCTTTGGTTCATGCAGT
Encoded here:
- the lptA gene encoding lipopolysaccharide transport periplasmic protein LptA, with product MNQSFPRPDGGHTRAMFARRTAHAVRAGLAAALVSLTSLTAMLALPTAAHAEKADRDKPLNIEADNMSYDDLNQKNVFTGHVVATKGTIVIKADRVDVTQDPQGYQYATGTSTGNNLSYFRQKRDGLDEYIDGNAVRIDYDGKNDFTKLTTRATVRRLQGLTKVQDEVHGSVITYDGQKDFYTATAGKDVASPGNPTGRVRAMLAPRSGNAASLDGPPATLAPSNTLKGTPQQ